A stretch of the Halomonas sp. BDJS001 genome encodes the following:
- the surE gene encoding 5'/3'-nucleotidase SurE, producing the protein MRRLLLSNDDGVHAPGLRALHDALLAHANIRVVAPDRDRSGASNSLTLSRPLSLTPLDNGFYSVDGTPADCVYLGVHGVWDEKPDLVISGINHGSNLGDDVLYSGTVAAAMEGRNLGMTAIAMSLCGERHFATAARVAGTLIGAADQLSLPPRTLLNVNVPDVPWEEIKGVKVTRLGYRGPAEKPLAVQDPRGRTRYWIAPVAANADDGDDTDFAAVEAGYVSITPLQTDLTRHPALNDVQEWLDVFA; encoded by the coding sequence ATGCGGCGACTACTGCTTTCCAATGATGATGGTGTGCACGCACCGGGACTGCGTGCGCTGCACGATGCGCTGTTGGCCCATGCCAATATTCGCGTAGTGGCGCCTGACCGTGACCGTAGCGGTGCCAGCAACTCGCTTACTTTGTCACGACCACTCTCGTTGACGCCGCTGGATAATGGCTTTTACAGCGTCGATGGTACGCCCGCGGACTGCGTCTATTTGGGCGTTCACGGTGTGTGGGACGAAAAACCCGATTTAGTTATCTCAGGTATCAACCATGGCAGTAATCTGGGTGACGATGTGCTCTACTCGGGCACCGTTGCAGCGGCGATGGAGGGGCGCAATTTGGGGATGACGGCGATTGCCATGTCGCTGTGTGGCGAGCGCCATTTTGCGACTGCTGCCCGGGTGGCAGGCACCTTGATTGGTGCTGCGGATCAGCTCTCGCTTCCGCCGCGAACACTGCTGAATGTCAATGTGCCCGATGTGCCCTGGGAGGAGATTAAAGGCGTTAAAGTGACGCGCTTAGGCTATCGTGGGCCGGCAGAGAAGCCGTTGGCGGTTCAAGACCCGCGTGGGCGCACGCGCTACTGGATTGCGCCAGTAGCCGCCAATGCTGATGATGGCGATGATACCGATTTTGCTGCCGTCGAAGCGGGCTATGTGTCGATTACCCCCCTACAAACAGACCTAACGCGGCACCCCGCGCTTAACGATGTGCAGGAATGGTTGGATGTTTTTGCCTGA
- the rpoS gene encoding RNA polymerase sigma factor RpoS: MSMLEKDLQEVDLDAAEEALDDTDDVTVEEDAFEKALGREDRQSTQSLDATQIYLNEIGFSPLLTPEEEVYYGRLARKGDPLGRSRMIESNLRLVVKIARRYLNRGLTLLDLIEEGNLGLIRAVEKFDPERGFRFSTYATWWIRQTIERALMNQTRTIRLPIHVVKELNIYLRAARELTQKFDHEATAEEIADHLDKPVDVVKKMLGLNERVSSVDYPMGGESDKPLIDTLADDEVQGPEARLVDGDVKEHVDLWLDELSEKQREVVVRRFGLRGHESATLEEVGAEIGLTRERVRQIQVEALKKLRRALEKQGLSLEALFET, translated from the coding sequence ATGAGTATGTTGGAGAAAGATCTACAGGAGGTTGACCTGGATGCTGCTGAGGAGGCGCTTGATGATACTGATGATGTCACGGTAGAAGAAGACGCTTTCGAAAAGGCACTAGGGCGCGAGGATCGTCAATCGACCCAAAGCTTGGATGCGACGCAAATCTACCTCAACGAAATCGGCTTTTCGCCACTGTTAACGCCAGAAGAAGAAGTCTATTACGGTCGCTTGGCCCGTAAGGGTGACCCCTTGGGGCGCTCGCGGATGATTGAATCCAACCTGCGGCTGGTGGTAAAGATTGCCCGTCGCTACCTGAACCGGGGCTTGACGCTGCTGGATTTGATCGAAGAGGGCAATTTAGGCTTGATTCGCGCGGTGGAGAAGTTCGACCCCGAACGGGGCTTCCGTTTCTCGACCTACGCGACCTGGTGGATTCGTCAAACCATCGAACGGGCGCTGATGAATCAAACGCGCACCATCCGCTTGCCGATCCATGTGGTCAAAGAGTTGAATATTTACCTGCGTGCGGCGCGGGAATTAACCCAAAAATTTGATCACGAAGCCACCGCTGAAGAGATCGCCGACCATCTGGATAAGCCGGTCGATGTGGTCAAAAAGATGCTCGGACTTAATGAGCGGGTGTCGTCGGTGGATTACCCCATGGGGGGCGAGAGCGATAAGCCACTGATCGATACGCTGGCGGATGATGAAGTGCAGGGCCCTGAAGCACGCTTGGTGGATGGTGACGTCAAAGAGCATGTGGATCTATGGCTGGACGAGCTGAGTGAAAAACAGCGCGAAGTGGTGGTGCGCCGTTTTGGCTTACGCGGCCATGAGTCGGCCACCCTCGAAGAAGTGGGCGCCGAAATTGGTTTAACCCGCGAGCGGGTGCGCCAGATCCAGGTCGAAGCGCTCAAGAAGCTGCGCCGTGCACTGGAAAAACAGGGCCTTTCTTTAGAGGCGCTGTTTGAAACCTGA
- the alr gene encoding alanine racemase, which produces MRPLVADIDLDALRHNYQLACRCAPQSRSVAVIKADGYGHGALACAQALESLAPAFAVACIEEAITLREGGITQPIILLEGIFSADELMLVDSHGFWIAVHSQWQVDALLDASPQAPIPVWLKVDSGMHRLGFAIDEAAAIWRQLSAAPSVASLHLMSHFASADSRDDGYFKQQMARLQGLASELAAPLCLANSPATLAWPVAHGDWNRPGVMLYGSDPLEEANDITQQLQPVMTLRSEIIALRELEEGEPVGYSGRWRAPRRSRIAVVACGYGDGYDRHARDGTPVLVNGQRCAIAGKVSMDMLTIDVTDVPDVAIGSEVVLWGRASNGEVLSVDEVARYCDTISYTLLTGVLPRAPRRYYGRFA; this is translated from the coding sequence ATGCGCCCCCTTGTGGCTGATATTGACCTGGACGCGCTGCGTCACAACTATCAATTGGCGTGCCGTTGCGCGCCCCAAAGCCGCTCAGTGGCAGTGATCAAAGCCGATGGGTATGGGCATGGTGCGCTGGCCTGCGCTCAGGCGCTGGAGAGCTTAGCACCGGCGTTTGCCGTCGCCTGCATTGAAGAGGCGATTACCCTGCGTGAGGGCGGCATTACCCAACCCATTATCCTGCTGGAAGGCATCTTTAGCGCCGACGAGCTGATGTTGGTGGACTCCCACGGTTTTTGGATTGCGGTGCATAGTCAGTGGCAGGTCGATGCCCTGTTGGACGCCTCACCGCAGGCGCCTATACCCGTCTGGTTAAAAGTTGACTCCGGCATGCACCGCCTCGGTTTTGCTATCGACGAGGCCGCCGCCATCTGGCGTCAGCTTAGCGCCGCGCCGAGTGTGGCTTCGCTCCATCTCATGAGCCACTTTGCCAGCGCCGATTCCCGTGATGACGGCTACTTCAAGCAGCAAATGGCCCGGCTGCAAGGGCTTGCCAGTGAGCTGGCAGCCCCGCTGTGCCTGGCCAACTCACCCGCCACCCTAGCGTGGCCAGTGGCCCACGGCGATTGGAACCGGCCAGGGGTCATGCTCTACGGCAGTGATCCCCTGGAAGAGGCCAACGACATCACCCAGCAACTGCAACCGGTGATGACGCTACGCTCGGAAATCATTGCCTTGCGTGAGCTGGAAGAGGGGGAGCCCGTGGGCTACAGCGGTCGCTGGCGTGCACCGCGGCGTTCACGCATTGCTGTGGTTGCCTGTGGCTATGGCGATGGCTACGACCGTCATGCCCGCGATGGTACGCCGGTACTGGTCAACGGCCAACGCTGCGCCATTGCCGGTAAAGTTTCCATGGATATGTTGACCATTGACGTGACGGATGTGCCTGATGTCGCGATCGGCAGCGAGGTCGTCCTCTGGGGCAGAGCCAGCAACGGCGAGGTGCTGTCAGTGGATGAAGTGGCCCGCTATTGCGATACCATCAGCTATACGTTGCTCACAGGGGTACTGCCCCGGGCGCCGCGGCGTTATTATGGGCGTTTTGCTTAA
- a CDS encoding protein-L-isoaspartate(D-aspartate) O-methyltransferase: MFLPDISPGELRGRGMTSQRTRDRMVERLMQQGISDARVLEVMASEPRHLFVDEALAHRAYEDTALPIGFSQTLSQPFIVARMTELVLRAAPRRVLELGTGSGYQTLILSRLIEELYSIERISALHERAAERLRRLAAPATLAVADGGFGWPDAAPFDVILLTACAQTVPTALLEQLSHDGVLIAPLEEPDGSQWLTQVKRIGSAFEKRRLEPVRFVPLLQGVVD, translated from the coding sequence ATGTTTTTGCCTGATATCTCTCCAGGAGAGTTGCGCGGTCGCGGCATGACCTCCCAGCGCACCCGTGACCGTATGGTCGAACGCCTCATGCAACAGGGCATTAGCGATGCCCGGGTGCTGGAGGTAATGGCCAGTGAACCGCGTCATCTGTTTGTTGACGAAGCGCTGGCTCATCGCGCCTATGAAGATACCGCGCTGCCGATTGGCTTTAGCCAAACGCTCTCGCAGCCGTTTATTGTGGCGCGGATGACAGAGCTCGTGCTGCGCGCCGCGCCGCGCAGAGTGCTCGAACTGGGAACAGGGTCTGGCTATCAGACGCTGATCCTGTCGCGATTGATCGAAGAGCTCTACTCCATTGAGCGTATCAGCGCGCTACACGAGCGAGCGGCGGAGCGCTTAAGACGGCTAGCAGCACCTGCCACCCTGGCGGTGGCAGACGGTGGTTTTGGTTGGCCTGACGCCGCGCCGTTTGACGTTATTTTACTCACCGCCTGTGCTCAGACGGTGCCTACAGCGCTACTTGAGCAATTGAGCCATGATGGGGTGCTCATCGCCCCATTAGAAGAGCCCGATGGCAGCCAGTGGCTTACTCAGGTAAAGCGCATCGGCAGTGCCTTTGAAAAACGTCGGCTTGAGCCCGTGCGTTTTGTACCCTTACTGCAAGGAGTAGTGGATTGA
- the speD gene encoding adenosylmethionine decarboxylase, translated as MTDNLRLHGFNNLTSSLSFNIYDICYAKTEEQTAAYIDYIDELYNAERLTQILKDVTNIIGAHVLNIARQDYEPHGASVTILIAEHELDEAAPEQIKPGPGPLPETVVGHLDKSHVTVHSYPESHPDNGISTFRLDIDVSTCGHISPLKALNYLIHSFDSDIVTMDYRVRGFTRDVDGKKLFIDHGITSIQDYLAEDTKNAYQMMDVNVYQENMFHTKMLLKDFELDNYLFGTSRRDITFEEARDIEGRLRKEMLEIFYSRNLD; from the coding sequence GTGACAGACAATCTCCGACTCCACGGGTTTAATAACCTGACCAGCTCGCTGAGCTTTAATATTTATGACATCTGCTATGCCAAAACCGAAGAGCAAACAGCGGCTTACATCGACTATATCGATGAGCTCTATAATGCTGAGCGTCTGACGCAGATTCTTAAAGACGTCACCAACATCATCGGCGCCCATGTTCTCAATATCGCCCGCCAGGATTATGAACCCCACGGCGCTAGCGTGACGATTTTGATTGCCGAGCATGAGCTTGACGAGGCGGCACCTGAGCAGATTAAGCCAGGCCCCGGCCCGCTACCGGAAACAGTGGTTGGACACCTGGATAAAAGCCACGTTACCGTGCACAGCTACCCCGAGTCGCACCCCGACAACGGTATCAGCACCTTCCGCCTAGATATCGATGTCTCCACCTGTGGTCATATCAGCCCGTTAAAAGCGCTGAACTACCTGATTCACAGTTTTGACTCTGACATCGTCACAATGGATTACCGGGTACGCGGCTTTACCCGCGACGTAGATGGTAAGAAACTGTTTATCGATCACGGTATTACCTCCATTCAAGACTACCTAGCTGAAGACACCAAGAATGCGTACCAGATGATGGACGTCAACGTGTATCAGGAAAACATGTTCCACACCAAGATGTTGCTCAAAGACTTCGAACTGGATAACTACCTGTTCGGCACATCGCGTCGCGACATTACCTTTGAAGAAGCACGGGATATCGAGGGCCGTCTGCGTAAAGAGATGCTGGAGATTTTCTACTCCCGCAATCTGGATTAA
- the murU gene encoding N-acetylmuramate alpha-1-phosphate uridylyltransferase MurU yields the protein MKAMILAAGLGKRMRPLTDHCPKPLLPVAGKPLIVHHLERLRQAGIHEVVINVSYRAEQIIDALGSGDAYGVRIHWSREAVPLETGGGIQQALPMLGEAPFLLVNGDVWCQALPDQHALQGNDLAHLVLVENPSHHANGDFGLVGGRVNQNSPERLTYAGISVIDPALLADQPQGAFALAPLLRAAIDNQRVSGERYAGLWVDVGTPERLTALENQLMGERG from the coding sequence ATGAAAGCGATGATTTTAGCCGCAGGCCTGGGCAAGCGGATGCGACCACTCACTGACCACTGCCCCAAGCCACTGCTACCCGTGGCGGGTAAACCCCTGATCGTGCACCACCTGGAGCGACTTCGCCAGGCGGGCATTCATGAGGTCGTCATCAACGTCAGCTACCGTGCCGAGCAGATTATTGATGCGCTCGGCAGTGGTGACGCCTATGGAGTGCGCATTCACTGGAGTCGGGAAGCGGTGCCACTGGAAACCGGCGGGGGCATTCAGCAAGCACTGCCGATGCTTGGCGAGGCACCTTTTCTGCTGGTTAACGGTGACGTTTGGTGCCAAGCACTCCCCGACCAGCACGCGCTGCAAGGTAACGACCTGGCTCATTTGGTGCTAGTGGAAAACCCCTCTCACCATGCGAATGGGGATTTTGGGTTGGTGGGCGGGCGCGTGAATCAAAACAGCCCTGAGCGTTTGACCTACGCGGGTATCAGCGTGATTGATCCGGCCCTATTAGCCGATCAGCCCCAGGGAGCCTTTGCCTTGGCGCCACTCCTGAGAGCCGCTATTGATAACCAACGGGTAAGCGGCGAACGGTACGCAGGGCTGTGGGTCGACGTGGGAACCCCAGAGCGACTGACCGCACTGGAAAACCAGCTAATGGGCGAAAGAGGTTAG
- a CDS encoding aminoglycoside phosphotransferase family protein — MSSYRINALTLWAAQQNGLSQADISLSSAVGDASFRRYFRLTLPDGTTQVVMDAPPEQEDSQPFVNIAKRWRSAGLPVPMVHATNLADGFLLLEDLGDTSLQHLFSDDATTQAYHTQALTLIAALQNRAGPDALPTYDTALLGRELDLFPEWCLSAWLRLPPPDSWYAVREQLIQHALAQPVVTVHRDFDAMNLMVHEQQLFMIDFQDAVAGPLSYDLISLLRGRYCRFSNEQFAYFVDTFYRQARSDGRLSSSMDFATFLTQCHAMAAQRSLKVLGIFCRLTLRDQKSGYLERLPHFLDHLEDSLSHLTEQAEFAEWINRSLRPAIMQRLAEM, encoded by the coding sequence ATGTCCTCATATCGGATTAACGCCCTCACCCTGTGGGCCGCCCAACAAAATGGCCTATCCCAGGCCGATATTTCGCTTTCATCCGCCGTGGGCGATGCGAGTTTCCGGCGCTATTTTCGCCTCACGCTGCCTGACGGCACCACCCAGGTGGTCATGGATGCCCCCCCTGAACAAGAGGACTCCCAGCCGTTTGTTAACATCGCCAAGCGTTGGCGCAGCGCCGGACTGCCGGTACCTATGGTGCACGCGACCAACCTGGCGGATGGCTTTCTGCTGCTTGAAGACTTGGGCGATACGTCGCTTCAGCATCTATTTAGTGACGACGCTACCACACAGGCTTATCACACTCAGGCTCTCACGCTGATCGCCGCGCTGCAAAACCGCGCGGGCCCTGACGCGCTCCCCACTTATGATACGGCGCTGCTGGGCCGCGAACTCGACCTGTTTCCCGAATGGTGTCTCAGCGCCTGGTTAAGGCTGCCGCCGCCGGACAGTTGGTACGCCGTTCGTGAGCAGCTAATCCAGCACGCCTTAGCGCAGCCGGTGGTTACTGTGCATCGTGATTTTGATGCCATGAACCTGATGGTACATGAGCAGCAGTTGTTCATGATCGACTTTCAGGACGCCGTGGCGGGCCCGCTTAGCTATGATTTAATCTCGCTGTTGCGGGGACGCTACTGCCGCTTTAGCAATGAGCAGTTTGCCTACTTTGTCGATACTTTTTATCGCCAGGCGCGCAGCGACGGCCGACTTTCCAGCAGCATGGATTTTGCCACTTTTCTCACCCAGTGCCACGCTATGGCCGCTCAGCGCTCACTAAAAGTGTTGGGGATTTTCTGCCGTTTAACCCTGCGCGATCAAAAAAGTGGCTATCTGGAGCGCTTACCGCACTTTCTGGATCATCTGGAAGATAGCCTTTCGCACCTGACCGAGCAGGCTGAGTTCGCCGAGTGGATCAATCGCAGCTTACGGCCTGCCATCATGCAACGATTAGCGGAAATGTAA
- a CDS encoding peptidoglycan DD-metalloendopeptidase family protein, with the protein MRKGYLPKALMMSALALAIAGCASQQGGSPQVRDLSQARQAVENSPQYTVKAGDTLYGIAWQHNLDYRQLAAMNNISPPYQIRPGQTIALREGASSADSNQPAANTSRGGGAVATGLSPQTASVARDDQELDWLLPDESAIERNRRLTAEREAVDAAEQVAESANNPSSTPQPEVVAAADPEPEPAEQSAPQPEPEPEPEPAQAPEPQPASEPEPQPEASAPAQNASVDRSSRTYTPAENIAWQWPADGNVVGEFGQGNSITAGIDIAGEKGQPVKAAGPGIVVYAGSGVRGYGNLILLKHNDQFLSAYAHNDSLRVSENDVVEAGEVIATMGDSDAENVRLHFEVRRDGQPQDPMDFLPSR; encoded by the coding sequence ATGCGTAAAGGTTATCTACCTAAAGCACTAATGATGTCGGCGCTGGCACTAGCAATCGCTGGCTGTGCCAGCCAGCAAGGCGGAAGCCCCCAGGTGCGGGATTTAAGTCAGGCACGCCAGGCGGTGGAAAACTCACCCCAATATACGGTTAAAGCTGGCGATACCCTGTATGGCATTGCGTGGCAGCACAATTTGGATTATCGCCAGCTCGCGGCAATGAATAACATTAGCCCGCCTTACCAAATCCGGCCAGGGCAAACCATTGCCCTGCGCGAAGGCGCCTCATCAGCGGACAGTAACCAGCCCGCTGCAAATACCTCCCGCGGCGGAGGCGCCGTGGCGACCGGGTTGAGCCCGCAGACGGCCTCCGTGGCGCGTGATGATCAAGAGTTGGATTGGTTGCTGCCCGATGAGTCGGCGATTGAGCGTAATCGGCGCCTTACGGCTGAGCGAGAGGCCGTAGATGCCGCAGAGCAAGTAGCCGAGTCCGCCAATAACCCTTCGTCAACGCCCCAGCCTGAAGTGGTCGCCGCGGCTGACCCAGAGCCCGAACCCGCCGAGCAGTCTGCGCCACAGCCTGAACCAGAACCAGAACCAGAACCAGCGCAAGCGCCAGAACCGCAGCCAGCGTCTGAACCCGAACCCCAGCCTGAAGCCTCCGCTCCTGCTCAAAACGCCAGCGTAGACCGCTCTTCGCGCACCTATACGCCCGCTGAAAACATCGCCTGGCAGTGGCCTGCTGATGGCAATGTAGTCGGAGAATTTGGTCAGGGTAATAGCATCACCGCTGGGATTGATATCGCCGGTGAAAAGGGGCAACCTGTAAAAGCGGCAGGCCCCGGCATCGTGGTCTATGCGGGCAGTGGTGTCAGGGGGTATGGCAACCTCATCCTACTCAAGCACAACGATCAATTCCTGAGTGCGTATGCGCATAATGACAGCTTACGGGTCAGTGAAAATGATGTGGTCGAGGCCGGCGAGGTGATTGCCACAATGGGGGATAGCGATGCAGAAAACGTCAGATTACACTTTGAGGTTCGCCGTGATGGGCAGCCGCAAGATCCCATGGATTTTCTGCCTTCCCGCTAA
- a CDS encoding OsmC family protein, with product MKARVKWTEGRQFVAESGSGHSVVIDGPPDHGGRNTGPRPMEMLLMGMGSCTAFDILNILDKARADVTDCVAELDAERADEVPAVFTKIHVHFVVTGRALKEKQVARAVELSAEKYCSASIMLVNGGVKITHSFEIMEEART from the coding sequence GTGAAAGCACGGGTAAAATGGACAGAAGGCCGCCAATTCGTGGCGGAATCCGGTAGCGGGCACAGCGTTGTGATCGACGGCCCGCCCGACCATGGCGGCCGCAACACAGGGCCTCGCCCTATGGAAATGCTGCTGATGGGCATGGGCAGCTGCACCGCTTTTGATATCCTGAATATTCTTGATAAAGCCCGCGCTGATGTAACTGACTGCGTCGCTGAGTTGGATGCCGAACGCGCCGATGAAGTGCCCGCCGTCTTTACCAAGATCCACGTCCATTTCGTGGTAACCGGGCGCGCGCTGAAAGAGAAGCAGGTGGCCCGTGCGGTTGAGCTCTCCGCGGAAAAGTACTGCAGTGCATCGATCATGCTGGTTAACGGCGGCGTTAAGATCACCCATTCCTTTGAGATTATGGAGGAGGCTCGGACGTGA
- a CDS encoding gamma-glutamylcyclotransferase yields MHPHFLRQAIADTPRVAVYGTLKQGFNNAHWLKGATLLGSDVTSALTLYDIGPYPGAKWQPSKGVMIEVYEISIDQLAQLDRLEDYRVNAPATGEYDRQQITTCFGLAWIYLYNPSVAGKTAIYEGGWYMPSISNVQHQR; encoded by the coding sequence ATGCATCCGCACTTTTTACGCCAAGCAATCGCTGATACGCCCCGGGTGGCGGTCTACGGTACGCTGAAACAAGGCTTCAACAATGCTCACTGGCTAAAGGGTGCCACGCTGCTGGGGAGCGACGTCACCTCAGCGCTCACGCTCTACGATATCGGCCCCTACCCCGGCGCTAAATGGCAGCCGTCAAAAGGGGTCATGATAGAGGTGTATGAGATAAGCATCGATCAACTGGCCCAGTTAGACCGGCTAGAGGATTATCGTGTCAACGCCCCGGCCACGGGGGAGTATGACCGCCAGCAGATAACCACCTGTTTTGGTCTCGCCTGGATCTATCTTTACAATCCCAGTGTGGCAGGCAAAACAGCCATTTATGAGGGAGGCTGGTACATGCCGAGCATTAGTAATGTTCAACATCAACGTTGA
- the lpxL gene encoding LpxL/LpxP family Kdo(2)-lipid IV(A) lauroyl/palmitoleoyl acyltransferase: MSKSRYPRSFAHPRYWPTWLAIGAMYIAAWLPWRLKMAIGKGLGLLAWRFAKRRRHITETNIALCFPEKSPEQQRQLVKDTFIANGIGLIETATGWCRDSEPLRHRVTYIGEEHMARAEAKGKGVIIVGIHFSTLDLGGALHSLFFSADVVYRPHNNPLFERFMTRARRRIFGQAIDRHDLRGVVRQLKAGRMVWYSPDQDFGRDVSVFAPLFGQPAASIRLTAKLARMTGAPVVPMMFHRNPDNATYTIESLPALEGFPSNDEVADATRINQFIELAIRKHPEQYLWLHRRFKTRPEGEPSVY, encoded by the coding sequence ATGTCGAAATCACGTTACCCGCGCTCGTTCGCCCACCCGCGATACTGGCCCACATGGCTGGCGATTGGTGCCATGTATATCGCTGCCTGGCTGCCCTGGCGGTTAAAAATGGCCATCGGCAAAGGGCTTGGCCTACTTGCCTGGCGCTTTGCCAAGCGTCGTCGGCATATTACCGAAACCAATATCGCGCTCTGTTTCCCCGAAAAAAGCCCTGAACAGCAGCGACAGCTGGTCAAAGACACTTTTATTGCCAATGGCATTGGCCTGATTGAAACCGCCACGGGTTGGTGTCGGGATAGTGAGCCTCTGCGCCACCGGGTCACCTATATCGGCGAAGAGCATATGGCCCGTGCGGAGGCTAAGGGTAAAGGTGTGATTATTGTCGGTATTCACTTTTCGACGCTTGACTTGGGCGGTGCCCTGCACTCACTGTTTTTTTCTGCCGATGTCGTTTATCGCCCCCATAACAACCCGCTGTTTGAGCGCTTTATGACCCGGGCCCGTAGACGCATTTTTGGTCAGGCGATTGACCGTCATGATCTGCGCGGTGTGGTGCGACAGCTAAAAGCGGGACGTATGGTTTGGTATTCACCAGACCAGGATTTTGGCCGTGATGTGAGTGTGTTTGCACCCCTATTTGGGCAGCCGGCAGCCTCTATTCGTTTGACGGCCAAGCTTGCGCGAATGACAGGCGCGCCGGTAGTGCCGATGATGTTCCATCGCAACCCGGATAATGCGACCTATACGATTGAAAGCCTGCCTGCTTTGGAAGGCTTTCCGAGCAATGACGAAGTAGCCGATGCCACACGGATCAATCAGTTTATTGAGCTGGCCATTCGCAAGCACCCAGAGCAATACCTCTGGTTGCACCGGCGCTTTAAGACCCGTCCTGAAGGCGAGCCAAGCGTTTATTAA
- a CDS encoding DUF368 domain-containing protein, translated as MKRQPLGIFLRGAGMGAADAVPGVSGGTIAFISGIYEELINTIKQFGPSAIGAWHRGGWRALGNHLNLAFLVPLLAGVAVSLFSVAHLALWLMEAHPLLLDGFFFGLVAASALVVGQASSGWKLWYLVPLLVGLVLARALPGMMPLVLLIGNEALVVMVAGCIAISAMLLPGVSGSFLLLTMGLYGTIMGAIRSLDLGIIVLFGMGCMVGLALFSRLLSWLLRRHHTPTMQLLLGFIVGSLPVLWPWRELLRYQIGPEGQMIPLDYRYLLPADYAVLTGASAQVAGVVALMAVGTLIVVLLNRHADRRPIDTQLGAEKE; from the coding sequence TTGAAGCGGCAACCCTTGGGAATATTTTTAAGAGGCGCAGGGATGGGCGCTGCCGACGCGGTGCCCGGCGTGTCGGGAGGAACAATTGCGTTTATTAGCGGTATTTATGAAGAGCTGATCAATACGATCAAACAGTTTGGACCCAGCGCTATTGGCGCTTGGCATCGCGGCGGCTGGCGGGCTCTTGGCAACCATTTGAATCTCGCCTTTCTGGTGCCTCTACTGGCGGGGGTCGCGGTTAGCCTGTTTAGCGTGGCGCATTTAGCACTCTGGTTGATGGAAGCGCACCCGCTGCTGCTGGATGGCTTCTTTTTTGGCCTGGTGGCTGCCTCTGCATTAGTGGTAGGGCAGGCGAGCAGCGGCTGGAAGCTGTGGTATCTAGTACCGCTACTGGTGGGGTTAGTGCTAGCCCGAGCGTTGCCAGGCATGATGCCGTTGGTGTTATTAATTGGTAATGAAGCACTGGTAGTGATGGTGGCAGGCTGTATCGCTATTAGCGCCATGCTGCTGCCGGGCGTGTCAGGCAGCTTTCTATTGCTGACCATGGGTCTCTACGGCACCATCATGGGCGCAATTCGCAGTTTGGATCTGGGCATTATTGTGCTGTTTGGCATGGGCTGTATGGTGGGCTTAGCGCTGTTTTCACGGCTGCTGTCCTGGCTGTTACGGCGCCACCATACCCCGACGATGCAACTGCTATTGGGATTTATTGTTGGTTCGCTGCCGGTTCTCTGGCCATGGCGCGAGCTGTTACGCTACCAAATAGGGCCAGAAGGGCAAATGATTCCTCTGGATTACCGCTATTTATTGCCCGCTGACTATGCCGTATTGACCGGTGCTTCGGCACAAGTGGCCGGTGTTGTCGCGCTAATGGCCGTGGGTACACTCATTGTCGTGTTACTCAACCGACATGCGGATCGTCGGCCAATCGATACCCAGCTTGGCGCTGAAAAGGAGTAG